The Maridesulfovibrio sp. genomic sequence GGAATTAATTGCGGCATTTCCCGCATTGGTTTCCTCCTGTGTTCTATTATAATTCAATATGGAATTACTATGCGCGGACCAGACTGACATGTCGCCACGTTCAATCATTCTGTTGGAATTAACCTCAGCCTGATATTTCACAATCTCGGCATCATAAGCAGCCTGACGGACAGTGTCTTCCCGGACATCAACTATGGAACCGGAATCAAGACGCACACCCTTGTACCCGGATACGGAATGATTGCGGCGGTATAATTCCCGGCGCAAAGTAGCCAGCTTGATTTCCGCATCCTGCTTTATAAGCTGCGCCTCTTTATAACTGACACTGCGATTGTATATGCCCTGCTGCATCAGATGGTAATTATTCATCTCAGTCAGCTGTGAATTGTATTCAACCTCGCTGCGATCCTGACTTGAGCTTAACGCGGACTGCCCGAACTGGGTCATCAAGCCTAAATAATTCATTCCTCCATCGCTTCCCCCAAGCATGCTGCTGCCCGCACTACCGGAATCACCCGATGTTGACCCCGCAGTTCCAGATGATCCGACAGTGCTGGACAGACTTGAAAGTCCGCCACCGGCACCACCGAGCATGGAACCTAAACCGCCACCGACAGCTCCGCCAAGAGCGTCCATTCCGATATTTCCGGCAGTAATATTCTGACCGGATATTCCTCTTGATGCCGCCCCCATAGCAGCACTGAAAACACCGCTATAAAACATTGAAGTTATTCCTGTTGCCATCTAACTCACCTCCATTTCCTGTTTTCACACCTTACGCAGAGCATGATAATATTCATCCCTTCCCAGCCGGATCTTTTCTTTATAAAATTCAAAACCGCACCACTTATGCCAGCTCACACTCTTGCTGTTCCGGGCACAAATCCATGTCTCTATCACAGGGAATGTCCGCTGCAGCATATCCAGCAATCTTTTGGAAGCCCTTGCATGGGCCAACGGTGCTTCATCAACCTCTGCAGAACCGACAACCCAGGGACTTCCTATTCCCTGAGCAATAGGAATGATCCCGAAAATACCCTGAATCCGGCCATCCCGGTACAGACCATAAACCAGTCTTGAATATTCAACATCGGTCAGAATAATATCACGCAGGGACTTTCCTGCATGCAGACCTTCAAGATCCTGACGGTCACTTTCACGTATATTGGCAGCCAAAAAATCTACATCTTCAAACGTAGGAATTCCCAATTTGAGGACCGAGTTTTTTTTTAATATGCTCATGAGTATACCGAAACTTCAGGAATCAAAGCCAATACGGACAAAGGCAGAGGTTGATCCTGCCTAATATAAATCTGCCCGTCTCGATCATATCCCCTGTTGAATTTGACTTCATAATCTCCGGTGTAAAGAGCAGGTGCGCCGCCGACTTTATCTGCGGAAGTACGGAAAGGGGCACGCTCAAGATGTTCCCCGTCGTACCCCACCTGCAACCCTAAAGACTGGAACAAACGCACAATGACATGGGAAATACGTTTCTTTCGCCCTTGAGCAGTACCTCCATGCATGGCCCCGCCCTCAATGCGCAGGGTTTTCATATTGGAAACATAAGGAAGTCCGGCATGGACGACCTTTGCAGGTGCGGCAAGGGTTATTGTTCCATCTTTAACCAAAACGTCCGGACGTACGGCTCCATCCGCCAGCACAGAAACGGTCTTACCCTCCAGATGTTCAAGTCCGGTAAAAACCGTATCCTCTACCCCCTGATCATAACTCAACCCGGAATCCACAAAGAATGCATCCCTCGAGCCTTCACCGCCAAACTGGTTTTCCATACGCTCCACATATTTGCGGACGGTTCCGGCGACTTCCCGCTCCACCACAGTCCAGACCTCATCCTGAGTCGGGCCGGGGATAGCGCATACCGAACGGAATTTTCCGTCCGTTGAATGACGGTGAAAACCCACAACTTCATGCTCCCGCTGATATGTAAGACCAATCATGGCCCCGTCATCACGTACCATCCAGATGATGGAATCAGGAGACTGCTGGTAAGCCCATTCAGTAATGGAATTTGATCGGGTCAGGTGTTCAGCAAGTATGGTCAAATCCGGTGCTACGTAGCCGTCTGCTTCGAATGAGTAGGAAAGCTCACGGATAGTGCGCCCCTCACGCTGGAGAAAAACCATGACTCCGCCCACAATGACCGGGGAAATTGCCGCAGAACCGTGGGTGGTTTCACGGCGGACCATTACCGAATTGGGAGTTACGGTATCTGCGCTGCTGCCGCCGGAAAGCCACCATTCTCCACCGGAAGTACCCATAATGAGTTTCTTGGAACTGACCATCCAACGTATGGCGTTCACCTGATCCGCTGAAAGCGTATAGGTACAGGCATCATCGTCCACCACCGGGGAGGAAACCCCAAAATCCTCGTATGAACCGGCCTTGCTCATCCAGACGGTTTGAGGATTCGCAGGGCTGGCCGCAAAACAAAGCCGTTCTTCAAAAAAGGTCACACATGAAGGAAATCCCTTTTCGCTGTTCCATTCTTCAGGTGGAGAGGTAAAGGAAACCGGTGCCATCTGCCAATCAACATGGGAAGTCCGGGAAAGCTTGTAGGGTTGAATTTCCGGATGGGTCAGATACATTACATCCGCAGACTGGGTAAAACGAAGTCCAGGCAAGTCATTTTCCGTGTAAGGGATCTCCACCTCCACCGGATGGCCCTGTTCGTCGACCACAATTCCGCCATTTTTATAAATGCGCACATTATGGTCAGTGAACTCCAACACGTATGCCTGCTCGGTAGAGAATTCAAAAGGGATCAGACGAGTTGCAGGATTAATTTCCCGTACCTGTACAGCCTCAACCGCCCCTGAAAAATCCGCATCTGCGATAATGGACAACAGACCGCTTTCATCAGCTCTTGAACGAAACGCATAACTACCGTCAGCAAAGACGAATTCACTGACACTTCCACTACCGGTACTGACGCACACTCCTCCGGAATTGTAATCGGAAATTGTAAAACTGATCTCATAGATACGGTCCTCAACCAGCTTTAAATCCCGGCTCAAAACAGACTGTTCTGTCTGGCTGCCGTCACAGGTCGCTCTTGAGGATGCCACGGCCCAGCCGTCACCCAAAGTCCAACCCGATGCGGAATCAAAACTTGTTTCCGGAAGCCGGTTACGCCCCAGAACTTCACGAATGAAACGGAAACCGGTCCGGCGGGATGCTCCGCCGTGTGGGTGGGTAAACATATTCTCCAACTCCGCCAGCCCGTTAGCGTACTTGGCAAGGTCTACCCTGCCGCCCAGTCGCGGAGAGAGTTCTCCAGCGCTGAAGTTGGTCATAATAAGGGATACGGACATCTCTACGCCCTCCAAACCGGGGAATCCATGCCATGGATGCCCCTTGCTTCCAGCCATGGATCATTGAGGATATTATCCTCGCGCCCTTCAGCAGAGTCTGCCAACCGGGCAGACTGCATTGCATTGAGATACAAAGTCCACATTTCACGGGCTCTGGTCGTTGATCCGGTTATATCATCAGCCATTTCCGCAGCCAGACGAGCCGCGAAAGCCATTACAAAGGAGGGGTCAAAAAGGACCGGATTGGTCACTTTCATGGTATAAACCGCTGACGCCCCGTCACGGTCTGTAAGGATTTTGTCGCCTTCGACCACAAAATCATCATTCGGCGTATCCAACTGACGCAGATGCAGGCAATCCGAAGGCAATTGATATTGGTGCGCGTAACCAAAGGCCGGAAGATCAGCCAGCTTGGCAAGCCTTATGCGCGATGCCGCAAAGTTCCATGGATGTTCACGCAGTACCGCATCACGAACCTGATCATAAAAAAGATTACAAGTTACAGCCTCCTGCGAACTGTCGCTCAAAGATTCAATAAGTCTCGCCCCAAGTTTCCTCAGGGCGAGGTTGCAAATCTTTACTTCCGAAACAGCCATAATTTCTCCTGATATGTTTTAAAGATACGATTCATTTCGTTCTCTTTTTCATTGTCAGGATAAATATAAGGGCGGACCTGAGTAACCAGACTCAGGTCCGCCACGGCAATTAAGGAAGCTAAAAAACTTCAACTCTGCTTAAAAACGATCAAACTTAGGTCCTTCTTCCATCAACAAAATTATAATTCACCCCCCTGTTTTTTATAAATGTTACCTGTTAAAGTATAGTAAATGTCCTCCTCCATTATGGCTGAGGTCCGCACCGTTTTTAAAATCAAAGAGGATAACATGATAAAAAAAATCTTACTGTTCCTTGGTACGGATATAGACTCTCCCCTGATTAAACATGCTCTGGATTTTGCAGACAAAAGCGGTGCAGAACTTACAGTTCTTCATGTTTTTAAAACTCCCAAAAAAAACGTGCTGGACTACTTCAACACTCAAGGTAAAAACCTGCAAAAATATATTATTGACGGTCATAACGCCAACATGCAGACAGCTCTGGACAAAGAGGATATCGAACAAAGCCGTATAAATTTCTCGATCCGCTGGGGCAAAGGTTTCATTGAATGCATAAAAGCGGTCAACGAAGAAAAATTCGATCTGGTCATCTGCCCACCGGCTAATCATGATAAAACACCGGACAGCACGGCCATGCACTTACTGCGAAAATGCCCCTGTCCGGTATGGATTCATCATGGTCACCTTTGGCGCGGCGCGGTAAGGATTCTTGCCGCAGTCGGTCCATTTGACAATTCACCGGGCAACGAGGCCCTGAACCGTAACATCCTCGCACATGCAGCAGAACTGAACCGTATCCTCGGCGGTAAACTCCATGTCATGCACTGTTGGAAAGGATACCTTGAAGGTGTCACGGACAATCCCTATTTTTCTGAATCGGAAGTGGAAAAATATCTTGATTACGAAAAAAACAGCAGCGAAGAAGCTTTCAATGAACTTTTTGAGTCTGCTCCATTTCAGAAAAAACCACGTAAAGTAATCATGCACGGTGACCCCGGCACACTAATCCCGGAATACGCACTGGAAAAAAAGATGGATATAGTTGTCATGGGTAGCGTGGCCCGCTCCGGT encodes the following:
- a CDS encoding universal stress protein; the encoded protein is MIKKILLFLGTDIDSPLIKHALDFADKSGAELTVLHVFKTPKKNVLDYFNTQGKNLQKYIIDGHNANMQTALDKEDIEQSRINFSIRWGKGFIECIKAVNEEKFDLVICPPANHDKTPDSTAMHLLRKCPCPVWIHHGHLWRGAVRILAAVGPFDNSPGNEALNRNILAHAAELNRILGGKLHVMHCWKGYLEGVTDNPYFSESEVEKYLDYEKNSSEEAFNELFESAPFQKKPRKVIMHGDPGTLIPEYALEKKMDIVVMGSVARSGIAGLLIGNTAEKVAGSLTESLLAIKPAGFVSPVK